One segment of Cutaneotrichosporon cavernicola HIS019 DNA, chromosome: 4 DNA contains the following:
- a CDS encoding uncharacterized protein (Domain of unknown function (DUF3425)) produces MPHSGSSRAGSPAPDDEPSNKSSATQIRKAQNRIAQREFRLRKQQYIRDLEARVEILSGDKDERIELMLLLVRNLLHENKELRNMVKDMSQFFGEGLGSCLPRLGLTPQMLDAILNRADTDTAYEAFVQLKASKEQGGKNDPTPFLSKKAARGPMPHFPPDPSTAPKRKRRGRKDDDDDDDDDDYPVFDFTGAAEAKKARGESSATGASWSGGAAMSPLNGLSEFFSKGGEWDFLFPDPTNMGVATPGPGPSTMAGHDVVDTGGFPVRMGGGGPPLGAGLTQRSATSGIRTVSTGTSPALAGEQPPLPSASGTGRGPGSTPSSGIHDVHSPNTDVEHQRSLRAAVAHLTNSVPETASSPRIVTNPNNMTQAQVEERRRLQEQLRKSLEGDEETERKTEALQLITYHLNNFRINHEYKLPPSLMPTTVQRTMPHEHAIDGIVFPSIRDRMILLRGKYDLVEAFHGYITEFTLHGDDALDHRNWEASERWLQDFGELADEEVFAITNRWRAHRGRRPVHPASPDVDANTGGLGTGASLAAEFLANQ; encoded by the exons ATGCCACACAGCGGCTCGAGCCGTGCTGGTTCCCCAGCGCCTGACGACGAACCATCCAACAAGTCGAG CGCGACGCAGATCCGGAAGGCCCAGAACAGGATTGCACAGCGCGAGTTCAGGCTCAGGAAGCAG CAATAT atccgcgaccttgaggcccGCGTCGAGATCCTCTCGGgtgacaaggacgagcgcaTCGAACTCAtgcttcttctcgtccgCAACCTCCTGCACGAAAACAAGGAACTACGAAACATGGTCAAGGACATGTCGCAGTTCTTTGGCGAGG gcctCGGATCATGTCTCCCTCGCCTAGGCCTCACGCCGCAGATGCTCGACGCGATCCTCAACCGCGCCGACACTGACACGGCGTACGAGGCGTTCGTCCAGCTCAAGGCGAGCAAGGAGCAGGGCGGCAAGAACGACCCGACGcccttcctctccaagaaggcggcgcgagggCCGATGCCTCACTTCCCGCCGGACCCGTCCACTGCGCCCAAACGCAAGCGCCGCGGCAGGAaagacgatgacgacgatgatgacgacgacgactaTCCCGTGTTCGACTTTACAGGTGCGGCTgaggcgaagaaggcgaggGGAGAAAGCTCTGCTACCGGCGCCAGCTGGAGCGGCGGTGCAGCCATGTCACCACTGAACGGGCTGAGCGAGTTCTTCTCCAAGGGCGGCGAATGGGACTTTCTCTTCCCCGACCCCACGAACATGGGCGTCGCGACGCCAGGCCCAGGCCCCTCGACCATGGCAGGACATGATGTGGTTGACACGGGAGGCTTCCCTGTTCGAATGGGAGGTGGCGGGCCACCCCTGGGCGCGGGCTTGACACAGCGCAGTGCGACCAGCGGTATCCGCACCGTCTCGACTGGTACGTCGCCAGCGCTAGCCGGCGAGCAaccgccgctgccaagcGCCTCCGGCACAGGCCGCGGCCCTGGgagcacgccgagctcTGGTATCCACGACGTTCACAGCCCCAACACTGATGTCGAGCATCAGCGCTCCCTCCGCGCCGCAGTCGCACACCTCACCAACTCGGTGCCAGAAACCGCGTCAAGCCCTCGCATCGTGACCAACCCGAACAACATGACGCAGGCACAAGTGGAGGAGCGGCGGAGGTTACAGGAGCAGCTTCGGAAAAGCTTggagggcgatgaggagacGGAACGCAAGACCGAGGCGCTCCAGCTTATCACGTACCACCTCAACAACTTCCGCATCAACCACGAGTACAAGCTCCCGCCGTCGCTCATGCCAACTACAGTGCAGCGGACAATGCCACACGAGCACGCCATCGACGGCATCGTCTTCCCGAGCATTCGCGACCGCATGATCCTGCTACGCGGCAAGTATGATCTCGTTGAAGCTTTCCATGGGTACATCACCGAGTTTACGCTGCACGGTGATGACGCGCTGGATCACCGCAACTGGGAGGCTTCGGAGCGGTGGTTGCAGGACTTTGG cgaACTCGCCGATGAGGAAGTCTTCGCCATCACCAACCGTTGGCGCGCACACCGCGGACGCCGACCAGTGCACCCCGCATCGCcagacgtcgacgccaacaCCGGCGGGCTGGGTACGGGTGCCAGTCTTGCTGCCGagttcctcgccaaccagTAG
- the YSH1 gene encoding uncharacterized protein (CPSF73-100_C): MSHRRRNRPQPRVEVIAPAGEDAPSLTVTMLGAGQEVGRSCCVIQHRGRTVVCDAGLHPAYPGLGGLPFIDELDWSTVDAILVTHFHVDHAAALPYIMEKTNFRDGNGKVYMTHATKAIYGLTMMDTVRINDQSGDSSGRLYSEADVQASWQNAIAVDYHQDIVITGGLRFTPYHAGHVLGASMFLIEIAGLKVLYTGDYSREEDRHLVIAEVPPIRPDVMICESTFGVHTLPDRKDKEEQFTTLVGNIVRRGGKVLMPIPSFGNGQELALLLDEYWDQHPELQGVPIYFASGLFQRGMKVYKTYVHTMNANIRSRFARRDNPFDFKFVKWLKDPKRLDHRQPCVVMASAQFMSFGLSRELLEEWAPDAKNGVIVTGYSIEGTMARTLLGEPETIESLRGGRNIPRRCTVKEISFGAHVDYAQNSKFIQAIGAQHVVLVHGEASQMGRLRAALRDSYATRGQEINIHTPRNLEPLTLTFRAERVVKAIGSLAEERPAHGAALKGLLVSKDFSYTLLDPKDLRDFTGLSTSTITQKVSLPIGVDWAVVRWHLEGMYGEVEESVDEAGREVMTVMNAVRVLRVSGVEVQMQWSSNTSNDMIADSALVVLLGIDSSPATVKLTSHSHPHAHHDHEPGSSSDFDTLHMFLEAHFGDVSRPGEAGHPPDEEGNVDAKGDEDGEGEKDDNDDLLAMTVRVDGAEATVDLISMKVSSKSDELRERVEAVLEMALTTVTPLSRLYVGQGLEDVHEHDEATEAV, translated from the exons ATGAGCCACCGAAGGCGAAACCGCCCACAAccccgcgtcgaggtcatcgcgcccgcgggcgaggatgcgccATCCCTCACGGTCACGATGCTCGGCGCGGGACAGGAGGTCGGCCGCTCGTGCTGCGTCATCCAGCACCGAGGACGGACAGTCGTGTGTGATGCGGGCTTGCATCCGGCCTATCCTGGATTAGGAGGGTTGCCGTTCATCGACGAGTTGGACTGGTCGACAGTGGACGCGATTCTCGTTACTCA cttCCATGTCGACCACGCTGCTGCATTGCCGTATATCATGGAAAAG ACAAACTTCCGCGACGGAAACGGCAAGGTGTACATGACGCATGCGACCAAGGCGATCTACGGGTTGACGATGATGGACACGGTGCGAATCAA cgaCCAAAGCGGCGATTCGTCAGGACGGCTCTAcagcgaggccgacgtcCAGGCGTCCTGGCAGAACGCGATCGCGGTCGACTACCACCAGGACATTGTCATCACTGGTGGATTACGCTTCACGCCGTACCACGCGGGCCACGTGCTCGGCGCAAGCATGTTCCTCATTGAGATTGCGGGGCTCAAGGTGCTCTACACGGGTGACTACAGCCGCGAGGAAGACCGGCATCTGGTCATCGCCGAGGTACCGCCGATCCGGCCCGACGTCATGATATGCGAGAGCACGTTCGGCGTGCACACGCTGCCGGAccgcaaggacaaggaggagcagtTTACGACGTTGGTTGGCAACATTGTgcgacgcggcggcaaAGTTCTCATGCCGATTCCGAGCTTCGGGAACGGACAGGAGCTCGccctgctcctcgacgagtacTGGGACCAGCATCCCGAGTTGCAGGGCGTGCCGATCTACTTTGCCTCAGGCCTCTTCCAGCGCGGCATGAAGGTGTACAAGACGTATGTGCACACGATGAACGCCAACATCCGGTCGCGCTTTGCGCGCCGCGACAACCCGTTCGACTTCAAATTTGTCAAGTGGCTCAAGGACCccaagcgcctcgaccaCCGGCAACCATGTGTTGTCATGGCCAGTGCGCAGTTTATGAGCTTTGGCTTAAGCCGTGAGCTGCTGGAGGAGTGGGCGCCCGATGCGAAGAACGGCGTCATCGTTACGGGATACAGTATCGAGGGAACGATGGCCCGCACTCTCCTCGGTGAGCCCGAGACAATTGAGAGTCTACGTGGCGGCCGTAACATCCCCCGCAGGTGTACAGTCAAGGAGATCTCGTTTGGCGCGCACGTTGACTACGCCCAGAACTCCAAGTTCATCCAGGCCATCGGTGCGCAACacgtcgtgctcgtccATGGCGAGGCGAGTCAGATGGGCCGTCTCCGAGCTGCCTTGCGTGACAGCTACGCTACCCGCGGACAGGAGATTAATATCCACACGCCGCGCAACCTCGAGCCCCTGACGCTCACgttccgcgccgagcgagtCGTCAAGGCCATCGGTAGTTTAGCTGAGGAGCGACCAGCCcacggcgcggcgctcaagggTCTGCTCGTGTCCAAGGACTTTTCGtacaccctcctcgacccgAAGGACCTGCGCGACTTTACGGGTCtgagcacgagcacgaTCACGCAGAAGGTCAGCCTGCCGATCGGCGTCGACTGGGCTGTGGTGCGATGGCATCTTGAGGGGATGTATGGCGAGGTGGAAGAGAGTGTGGACGAGGCTGGCCGCGAGGTGATGACG GTCATGAACGCCGTCCGCGTTCTGCGCGTCTCAGGCGTCGAAGTCCAGATGCAGTGGAGCTCGAACACGAGCAACGACATGATCGCCGACTCTGCACTGgtggtcctcctcggcatcgactCTAGCCCCGCGACTGTCAAGC tcACGTCCCATTCGCATCCACACGCACACCACGACCACGAGCCggggtcgtcgtcggactTTGACACGCTCCACATgttcctcgaggcgcacTTTGGCGATGTGAGCCGGCCAGGCGAGGCAGGACATCCGccagacgaggaggggaaTGTGGACGCGAAGGGAGAcgaggatggagagggggagaaggacgacaacgacgacctcctcgccatgACTGTTAGGGTtgatggcgccgaggcgacgGTCGACCTCATTTCGATGAAGGTGTCCAGCAAGAGCGACGAgttgcgcgagcgcgtcgaggccgtgcTCGAGATGGCTCTTACCACCGTCACCCCCCTCTCGCGCTTGTATGTCGGGCAggggctcgaggacgtgcaTGAGCACGATGAGGCCACTGAGGCAGTGTAG
- a CDS encoding uncharacterized protein (btb poz domain-containing protein) — MSATGTASPAPSAAPISPPANSKTSFASSLQEYIFNTGFCGQQYADIQVVFFNTSLKLHRLILARSPYLAHLILSLMPGSTLQLAFTDGNITEEAVYIALQHLYSPAPEHVNEGNARAVLAAAHLFGEADLADVAYAAVASAISAANVGEYIQWVGISPAANGNGFAFGSTGYDGEYGNYSARLRQDVLDFLLRSLPDHIKAAPEGTLATDPRLLAAYVPLPFDLFKQCVESPDLPIPFMQDRFSFAKRAITARKKAGGAGQFEESAVLALKDDGDGMAVHITRRPKRSRAALWKVEG, encoded by the exons ATGAGCGCAACTGGAACAGCGTCCCCCGCCCCATCGGCGGCCCCCATCTCGCCACCAGCCAACTCGAAGAC atcCTTCGCTTCCAGCCTCCAGGAGTACATCTTCAACACCGGCTTCTGCGGGCAGCAGTACGCCGACATCCAGGTCGTCTTCTTCAACACGTCGCTCAAGCTACACCGAT tgatcctcgcgcgcagccCGTACCTTGCGCACCTGATCCTGTCCCTCATGCCCGGGAGCACGCTCCAACTGGCGTTTACAGACGGGAATATCACTGAGGAG GCCGTGTACATTGCCCTGCAACACCTGTACA GCCCGGCGCCGGAACATGTGAACGAGGGTaacgcgcgcgcggtccTCGCTGCGGCTCACCTCttcggcgaggccgacctcgctGATGTGGCATACGCGGCCGTTGCGTCTGCCATCTCGGCGGCCAACGTGGGAGAGTACATCCAGTGGGTCGGGATATCGCCGGCTGCCAATGGCAACGGCTTTGCCTTTGGGAGTACCGGCTACGACGGCGAGTACGGCAACTACTCTGCCCGCCTGAGACAGGACGTGCTCGACTTCCTGCTCCGCTCGCTGCCTGACCACATCAAGGCCGCGCCAGAAGGTACGCTGGCGACCGACCCGCGACTGCTTGCCGCCTACGTGCCCCTCCCCTTCGACCTGTTCAAGCAGTGTGTCGAGAGCCCCGacctccccatccccttCATGCAGGACCGATTTTCGTTCGCCAAGCGCGCGATTACCGCGAGGAAAAAGGCCGGGGGGGCGGGCCAGTTCGAGGAGAGCGCCGTGcttgcgctcaaggacgacggcgacggcatGGCTGTGCATATTACCCGCAGGCCCAAGCGCAGCCGTGCCGCACTGtggaaggtggagggatAG
- the HAT1 gene encoding uncharacterized protein (Has intrinsic substrate specificity that modifies lysine in recognition sequence GXGKXG. Involved in DNA double-strand break repair), which translates to MSDEDWVTDSNEALELQLVRTEADDALLVGADRVAVEPFHPTFTYPIFGDQEKIFGYRDLSIKLHFASGSLKQFLEISYDEKIESEDTPADNIESELFKFIPPDYTKSSTAFEATVEADAEFTPCGEKIASYTRAAATAKGKGKANGDAALSPDDDNAVVFEVYHTTWDTPGFREYHRRMQVFLLLYIEGGSYIQEDEDAWEFFTLFERRKRAAGGYTYHFVGYTSVYPFWHYPDQIRLRLSQFVILPPYEHVGHGSHLYNALFEYMLGRPDVAELTVEDPAEAFEDLRDRNDLRFLVKEGVPDDPMFLEGVGADKRGSRCAWEAGLRQKYKIAQRQFDRLLEMLLLRQLDRKDPAKVRAYRLQVKSRLFRFNYEMLSTMTPEERKEALAKTYESVVEDYDRLLKMTFH; encoded by the exons ATGAGCGACGAAGACTGGGTCACAGACTCAAACGAAGCCCTAGAGCTTCAGCTCG TGCGCACCGAAGCCGACGACGCCCTCCTGGTCGGTGCGGACCGTGTCGCTGTCGAACCCTTCCACCCGACCTTTACGTACCCCATCTTCGGGGATCAGGAGAAGATATTCGGTTACCGTGATCTCTCTATCAAG TTACACTTTGCGAGTGGGAGCTTGAAGCAGTTCCTCGAGATTAGTTATGATGAGAAgatcgagagcgaggacacGCCGGCGGATAACATCGAGAGCGAGTTGTTCAAGTTCATCCCTCCCGATTATACCAagagctcgacggcgttTGAGGCCACTGTGGAAGCGGACGCCGAGTTCACGCCGTGCGGGGAGAAGATTGCTAGTTACACGCGGGCGGCTGCGACAGCCAAGGGGAAAGGGAAGGCGAATGGCGACGCCGCACTGTCTCCAGATGATGACAACGCGGTTGTGTTCGAGGTGTACCAT acgaCATGGGACACGCCCGGGTTCCGCGAGTACCACCGGCGTATGCAGGTGTTTCTTCTGCTCTACATCGAGGGCGGGAGCTATATCcaggaggatgaggacgcgTGGGAATTCTTCACTCT gttCGAGCGCCGAAAGCGCGCAGCTGGCGGGTACACCTACCACTTTGTCGGTTACACGTCCGTGTATCCGTTCTGGCACTACCCCGACCAGATCCGCTTGCGCCTGAGCCAGTTCGTCATCCTCCCGCCGTACGAGCATGTCGGGCACGGGTCACATTTGTACAACGCGCTCTTCGAGTACATGCTTGGCCGGCctgacgtcgccgagctcacggTCGAGGACCCAGCCGAGGCGTTCGAGGACCTGCGCGACCGAAACGATCTGCGCTTCCTCGTCAAAGAGGGCGTGCCGGACGACCCAATGTTCCTTGAGGGGGTTGGCGCCGACAAGCGCGGCAGCAGATGTGCCTGGGAGGCAGGGTTGCGCCAAAAGTACAAGATTGCCCAGCGGCAGTTTGACCGCCTACTTGAgatgctgctgctgcgccaGCTGGATCGCAAGGACCCGGCCAAGGTGCGCGCGTACCGTCTCCAAGTCAAGTCACGGTTGTTCCGCTTCAACTAC gaaATGCTCTCGACGATGACACCTGAGGAGCGGAAAGAAGCACTCGCCAAAACGTACGAGTCGGTCGTGGAAGACTACGATCGCCTGCTTAAGATGACGTTCCACTAG
- a CDS encoding uncharacterized protein (polyamine transport-related protein): MPPESRIHTQNNDKEEKEEAYLPPLKPSETVLSSRSARAALRALEDFDESPENPRNWSSQRKWRTLFTVAMTGFIATTGSSIAVPGIYATMKEFGTKNERIGVFVASAYVLGLGGGPFLFAPISELWGRQIAYQSSQVCFTLFCMACAVAPNMTALLILRFFCGMFGSVGPTLGVATCADIFAPHERGRPVSLYALGPMTGPVLGSMLGYWILFAGWRWTHGVMAIMAAANFVLLSFVHETYGPAVQKKLTYAIKFPLPDVSGLERLSPRRFLHKRGWMRAMVTREDATAAFKKAFSRPPRLLFGNPVAFFFSLYYAYIYAVLYLFIVSLNLLFGQPPFSTPGLFSYGWPQSTVGLCYIGMTVGFGLSALTAAMMQDRIYRKLSKKNGGAGQPEYRLVLTAIGMCIMPLGLFIFGWTAGRTHWIGPQMGQAVTCYGLMLAFNSIQNYLVDAFFPFSAAATASATFARSVTACVLPIFAPTMYRNLGWGWGSTLLGLLAALAIPAPFVMFKYGQRLRERFKFEG, encoded by the exons aTGCCACCAGAATCCCGCATACACACACAAAATAATGACAAGGaagagaaggaagaggcTTACCTTCCGCCTCTTAAGCCATCCGAGACCGTTCTCTCCTCCCGATCCGCTCGGGCAGCGCTCCGCGCGCTGGAGGACTTTGACGAATCACCCGAGAACCCGCGTAACTGGTCCTCACAGCGTAAATGGCGCACCCTGTTCACGGTCGCCATGACCGGCTTCATCGCCACTACGGGAAGTAGTATTGCCGTGCCGGGGATTTATGCGACCATGAAGGAGTTTGGGACGAAAAATGAAAGGATTGGCGTGTTCGTTGCGAGCGCCTACGTTTTGGGACTCGG CGGGGGACCGTTCTTGTTCGCCCCGATTAGCGAACTGTGGGGGAGGCAAATCGCATACCAGTCCTCCCAAGTGTGCTTTACGCTCTTCTGTATGGCGTGTGCGGTTGCGCCCAA CATGACCGCACTCCTCATCCTGCGCTTCTTCTGCGGCATGTTCGGCTCCGTTGGGCCGACATTAGGCGTCGCGACTTGTGCCGACATCTTCGCGCCACATGAGCGTGGCCGCCCTGTCTCACTCTATGCGCTTGGGCCCATGACCGGCCCAGTCCTGGGGAGTATGCTGGGCTACTGGATCCTCTTTGCAGGTTGGCGGTGGACGCACGGCGTCATGGCCATCATGGCTGCAGCCAACTTTGTCCTACTATCCTTCGTGCACGAGACGTATGGCCC ggCCGTGCAGAAAAAGCTCACATACGCCATCAAGTTCCCACTTCCAGATGTGTCGGGGCTTGAACGCCTGTCACCCCGCCGGTTCTTGCATAAGCGCGGGTGGATGCGAGCGATGGTGACacgcgaggacgcgacTGCGGCGTTCAAGAAGGCTTTCtcacgccctcctcggtTGTTGTTCGGTAACCCCGTCgcgttcttcttctcgctgTACTACGCGTACATTTACGCCGTGCTGTACCTGTTCATCGTCAGTCTCAACCTCCTGTTTGGACAGCCGCCGTTCTCCACTCCTGGGCTGTTCTCGTACGGATGGCCGCAGTCGACTGTCGGACTGTGTTATATCGGCATGACGGTTGGGTTCGGGTTGAGCGCACTCACGGCCGCGATGATGCAGGACCGCATCTACCGCAAACTGAGCAAGAAGAATGGCGGGGCCGGTCAACCGGAATATCGC ctcgtcctcaccgCTATCGGGATGTGTATTATGCCGCTAGGGTTGTTCATCTTTGGCTGGACGGCTGGACGCACACACTGGATCGGACCGCAGATGGGTCAGGCCGTGACCTGCTACGGCCTGATGCTGGCCTTCAACTCGATCCAA AATTATCTTGTCGACGCCTTCTTCCCGTTCTCGGCTGCGGCCACTGCAAGCGCGACGTTTGCGCGTTCCGTTACCGCCTGTGTACTCCCCATCTTCGCACCGACAATGTACCGCAACCTagggtggggttggggttcGAcactcctcggcctgcttgcGGCACTCGCAATCCCCGCACCATTCGTCATGTTCAAATACGGGCAGCGTCTACGTGAGCGCTTCAAGTTCGAAGGATGA